The following coding sequences lie in one bacterium genomic window:
- a CDS encoding DUF86 domain-containing protein, with protein sequence MVPSGIDKEKLFIQIGRLKEHIDRIKELKKEKKDEKIRIYALERNLQLAVEDCLNIGNHIISGFLLKRPETYKEIFKILKDANIISEAVFKEIIKLVGLRNRLVHLYWEVSEDELLKTCDNLKIFKMFVDELLKYLKKKKEI encoded by the coding sequence ATGGTACCTTCTGGGATTGATAAAGAGAAGTTATTTATACAGATAGGAAGATTAAAAGAGCACATTGATAGGATAAAAGAATTAAAGAAAGAAAAAAAAGATGAAAAAATAAGGATATACGCACTTGAAAGAAATTTACAACTTGCAGTTGAAGATTGTTTGAATATAGGAAATCATATAATTTCTGGTTTTTTATTAAAAAGACCGGAAACATATAAAGAAATTTTTAAAATTTTGAAAGATGCAAATATAATTAGTGAAGCAGTATTTAAAGAAATTATAAAACTTGTTGGATTAAGAAATCGTCTTGTTCATCTATATTGGGAAGTAAGTGAAGATGAACTTTTGAAAACGTGTGATAATTTAAAGATTTTTAAAATGTTTGTGGATGAATTGTTGAAATATTTAAAAAAGAAAAAAGAGATATAG